A genomic segment from Paramixta manurensis encodes:
- the dppA gene encoding dipeptide ABC transporter periplasmic-binding protein DppA, with amino-acid sequence MSISRAKLGMLKVGLSLIAMTVAAGVQAKTLVYCSEGSPEGFNPQLFTSGTTYDASSVPIYNRLVEFKIGTTEVQPGLAEKWDISADGKTYTFHLRKGVKWQTTKDFKPTRDFNADDVVFSFERQLDKNNKYHNVSGGSYEYFEGMDMPALISKIEKVDDNTVRFTLTRPEAPFIADLGMDFASIMSAEYADNMLKAGTPEKIDLNPVGTGPFQLLQYQKDSRILYKANPNYWGTKPKIDRLVFSITPDASVRYAKLQKGECQVMPYPNPADLARMKQDKNINLMEQPGLNVGYLSFNVEKKPLDNVKVRQALTMAVNKKAIIDAVYQGAGQAAKNLIPPTMWGYNDAVQDYPYDPAKAKALLKEAGMANGFSIDLWAMPVQRPYNPNARRMAEMIQSDWAKIGVKANIVTYEWGEYLKRAKAGEHQTVMMGWTGDNGDPDNFFATLFSCAAAKDGSNYSRWCYKPFEDQIQPARAESDQSKRAAYYKQAQVIMHDQAPALIIAHSTVFEPVSKKVSGYVVDPLGKHHFENVDISE; translated from the coding sequence ATGAGTATTTCCCGGGCAAAATTAGGGATGCTAAAGGTAGGTCTGAGCCTGATCGCCATGACCGTTGCCGCTGGTGTCCAGGCTAAAACCCTTGTCTATTGTTCAGAAGGCTCTCCTGAAGGGTTTAACCCACAGCTCTTTACCTCCGGCACCACCTATGACGCCAGTTCTGTTCCAATCTACAACCGTTTGGTTGAGTTCAAAATTGGCACCACTGAAGTGCAGCCCGGCCTGGCTGAAAAATGGGATATTAGCGCTGACGGTAAAACCTATACCTTCCACCTGCGCAAAGGTGTGAAGTGGCAGACCACCAAAGATTTCAAACCAACGCGTGATTTTAATGCCGATGACGTGGTGTTCTCTTTCGAACGCCAACTGGACAAGAACAACAAGTATCACAACGTTTCCGGCGGCAGCTACGAGTACTTTGAAGGTATGGACATGCCGGCGCTGATCAGCAAAATCGAGAAGGTTGACGATAATACCGTCCGCTTTACGCTGACACGCCCTGAAGCGCCATTTATTGCTGACCTCGGGATGGACTTCGCGTCCATTATGTCTGCCGAATACGCCGACAATATGCTGAAAGCCGGCACACCGGAAAAAATCGACCTGAATCCGGTCGGTACCGGTCCATTCCAGTTGCTGCAATACCAGAAAGATTCCCGCATTCTGTACAAAGCTAACCCGAATTATTGGGGCACCAAACCGAAAATCGACCGTCTGGTGTTCTCCATTACGCCGGATGCTTCAGTCCGTTATGCCAAACTGCAAAAAGGCGAGTGCCAAGTCATGCCGTATCCAAACCCGGCTGATCTTGCCCGTATGAAGCAGGACAAAAATATCAATCTGATGGAGCAACCGGGCCTGAACGTCGGCTACCTCTCGTTCAACGTTGAGAAAAAACCATTAGATAACGTGAAAGTTCGCCAGGCATTGACCATGGCGGTCAATAAGAAAGCGATTATCGACGCGGTTTACCAAGGCGCGGGCCAGGCGGCGAAGAACCTGATTCCGCCGACCATGTGGGGCTATAACGACGCGGTGCAGGATTATCCGTACGATCCGGCCAAAGCCAAAGCCTTGCTGAAAGAAGCCGGTATGGCGAATGGCTTCTCTATCGACCTGTGGGCGATGCCGGTACAGCGTCCGTATAACCCGAACGCACGCCGCATGGCGGAAATGATTCAGTCTGACTGGGCGAAAATTGGCGTGAAAGCCAACATCGTAACCTACGAATGGGGCGAGTATCTGAAACGCGCTAAAGCAGGTGAGCATCAGACGGTGATGATGGGCTGGACCGGCGATAATGGGGATCCGGATAACTTCTTCGCCACGCTGTTTAGCTGTGCGGCGGCGAAAGATGGATCTAACTACTCACGTTGGTGCTACAAGCCGTTTGAAGACCAAATTCAACCGGCGCGTGCCGAGTCTGACCAGTCTAAGCGTGCGGCTTATTATAAGCAGGCTCAGGTGATCATGCATGACCAGGCACCGGCGCTGATTATTGCGCACTCCACGGTATTTGAGCCGGTCAGCAAGAAAGTCTCCGGCTACGTGGTCGATCCGTTAGGGAAGCATCACTTCGAAAACGTCGACATCAGCGAGTAA
- the dppB gene encoding dipeptide ABC transporter permease DppB, giving the protein MLQFILRRLGLVIPTFIGITLLTFAFVHMIPGDPVLIMAGERGMSPERHAQLLAQLGLDQPLWKQYITYINGVLHGDLGISLKSRIPVWDEFVPRFKATLELGICAMIFAVAVGIPVGVLAAVKRGSIFDHTAVGISLTGYSMPIFWWGIMLIMLVSVQLNLTPVSGRVGDTVFLDDSNPLTGFVLIDTLIWGEPGDFKDAVMHMILPAIVLGTIPLAVIVRMTRSAMLEVLGEDYIRTARAKGLTRMRVIVVHALRNAMLPVVTVIGLQVGTLLAGAILTETIFSWPGLGRWLIEALQRRDYPVVQGGVLMVATLIILVNLLVDLLYGVVNPRIRHKK; this is encoded by the coding sequence ATGTTGCAGTTCATACTCCGACGTTTGGGGCTTGTTATCCCAACGTTTATTGGTATTACCCTTTTAACCTTCGCGTTTGTACATATGATTCCCGGCGATCCGGTGTTAATCATGGCCGGGGAACGCGGAATGTCTCCTGAACGACATGCCCAACTATTGGCCCAGCTTGGCCTGGACCAGCCGTTATGGAAACAATACATCACCTATATCAACGGCGTTTTGCACGGTGATTTAGGTATCTCTCTGAAGAGCCGCATCCCGGTTTGGGATGAGTTCGTTCCACGTTTTAAAGCCACACTGGAACTGGGGATCTGCGCCATGATTTTCGCGGTGGCGGTAGGGATTCCGGTCGGCGTGTTGGCCGCCGTCAAACGTGGCTCTATTTTCGACCACACTGCGGTCGGCATCTCCCTGACCGGCTACTCAATGCCGATCTTTTGGTGGGGCATTATGCTGATCATGCTGGTGTCGGTGCAGCTTAATCTCACCCCGGTTTCGGGCAGGGTGGGGGATACGGTGTTCCTGGATGACTCGAATCCGCTAACCGGTTTTGTGCTGATTGATACCCTGATTTGGGGCGAACCGGGCGACTTTAAAGATGCAGTCATGCATATGATCCTACCGGCGATTGTGCTGGGCACCATCCCGCTGGCGGTTATCGTGCGGATGACGCGCTCGGCGATGTTAGAGGTGCTGGGCGAGGATTATATCCGCACCGCGCGTGCCAAGGGGCTGACCCGTATGCGTGTGATTGTGGTGCATGCCTTGCGTAACGCAATGCTGCCGGTGGTCACCGTTATTGGTTTGCAAGTGGGTACATTGCTGGCAGGCGCCATCCTAACGGAAACCATTTTCTCCTGGCCTGGCCTCGGACGCTGGTTGATTGAGGCGTTACAGCGCCGTGACTATCCGGTGGTACAGGGCGGCGTTCTGATGGTAGCAACTTTAATCATCCTGGTTAACCTGCTGGTCGACCTGCTTTACGGCGTGGTTAACCCGCGCATTCGTCATAAGAAATAA
- the dppC gene encoding dipeptide ABC transporter permease DppC, whose translation MSQINPGSVVAAPKPMTPLQEFWHYFKRNKGAVIGLVYVVLMILIAIFAEVLAPHGPADQFRDALLHPPVWQEGGSWHYILGTDDVGRDVLSRLMYGARLSLLVGCLVVVLSLILGVIFGLLAGYVGGAVDAIIMRLVDIMLALPSLLLALVLVAIFGPSIVNASIALTFVALPHYIRLTRAAVLVEVNRDYVTASNVAGAGALRQMFVNILPNCLAPLIVQASLGFSNAILDMAALGFLGMGAQPPTPEWGTMLSDVLQYAQSAWWVVTFPGVVILLTVLAFNLMGDGLRDALDPKLKQ comes from the coding sequence ATGTCTCAAATTAATCCGGGCAGCGTGGTCGCTGCTCCCAAGCCGATGACCCCGTTACAGGAATTCTGGCACTATTTTAAACGTAACAAAGGCGCGGTAATCGGCCTGGTCTACGTGGTCTTAATGATTTTAATCGCCATCTTCGCTGAAGTGCTGGCGCCGCATGGCCCGGCGGACCAGTTCCGCGACGCGCTGCTGCATCCGCCGGTATGGCAGGAGGGCGGCAGTTGGCACTACATTTTAGGGACCGACGACGTTGGCCGCGATGTACTGTCGCGCCTGATGTACGGCGCACGCTTGTCGCTGCTGGTCGGCTGCCTGGTGGTGGTACTCTCCCTGATTCTTGGCGTCATTTTCGGCCTGCTGGCCGGTTATGTTGGCGGCGCGGTGGATGCGATCATCATGCGGTTGGTCGACATTATGCTGGCACTGCCAAGCTTGCTGTTGGCGCTGGTTTTGGTGGCGATTTTCGGCCCCTCAATCGTTAACGCTTCGATTGCGCTAACCTTCGTGGCTCTGCCGCACTACATTCGCTTAACGCGCGCGGCAGTGCTGGTCGAAGTGAATCGCGATTATGTCACCGCGTCAAACGTGGCGGGCGCAGGTGCGCTGCGCCAGATGTTTGTCAATATCTTGCCGAACTGCCTGGCACCGCTGATTGTGCAGGCATCGTTAGGCTTCTCCAACGCCATCCTCGATATGGCTGCGTTGGGCTTTCTCGGTATGGGCGCGCAACCGCCAACGCCGGAGTGGGGTACGATGCTCTCCGACGTATTGCAGTATGCGCAAAGTGCCTGGTGGGTGGTGACCTTCCCTGGGGTGGTGATCCTGCTAACCGTATTGGCATTTAACCTGATGGGCGATGGCTTGCGTGACGCCCTCGACCCGAAACTCAAGCAGTAA
- the dppD gene encoding dipeptide ABC transporter ATP-binding protein — translation MALLNVNKLSVHFGDDKAPFRAVDRISYQVEQGQVVGIVGESGSGKSVSSLAIMGLIDYPGKVLADKLEFNQRDLKKISEKERRQLVGSEVAMIFQDPMTSLNPCYTVGFQIMEAIKVHQGGNRRTRRQRAIDLLTQVGIPDPASRLDVYPHQLSGGMSQRVMIAMAIACRPKLLIADEPTTALDVTIQAQIIELLLELQRKENMALILITHDLALVAEAAQHIIVMYAGQVVETGKAVDIFKAPRHPYTQALLRALPEFASDKARLASLPGVVPGKYDRPNGCLLNPRCPYATDRCRAEEPELRDIPGRQSKCHFPLDDAGRPTYES, via the coding sequence ATGGCATTACTTAATGTAAACAAACTATCGGTGCATTTCGGCGACGATAAAGCACCGTTCCGCGCGGTTGATCGCATTAGTTACCAGGTTGAGCAAGGGCAGGTGGTTGGTATTGTCGGTGAATCTGGCTCCGGTAAATCCGTCAGCTCGCTGGCGATTATGGGGTTGATTGATTATCCCGGCAAAGTCCTCGCCGATAAGCTGGAATTTAACCAGCGTGACCTGAAAAAGATCTCTGAAAAAGAGCGTCGCCAACTGGTCGGTTCGGAAGTGGCGATGATTTTCCAAGATCCGATGACCAGCCTGAACCCCTGCTACACCGTCGGGTTTCAGATTATGGAAGCGATCAAGGTTCATCAGGGCGGAAACCGCCGCACTCGCCGCCAACGGGCGATTGATTTGCTAACCCAGGTGGGTATTCCCGATCCTGCTTCGCGACTTGATGTCTATCCGCATCAGCTCTCCGGCGGTATGAGTCAACGTGTAATGATTGCGATGGCCATCGCTTGCCGACCCAAGTTGTTGATTGCCGATGAGCCGACCACCGCGCTCGACGTTACTATCCAGGCGCAGATCATCGAACTGTTGTTGGAATTACAGCGCAAAGAGAACATGGCGCTGATCTTAATTACCCACGATCTGGCGCTGGTAGCCGAAGCGGCGCAGCACATTATCGTGATGTATGCCGGGCAAGTGGTAGAAACCGGTAAAGCGGTCGATATTTTCAAGGCTCCGCGTCACCCCTATACCCAAGCGTTATTACGCGCGTTGCCAGAATTCGCCAGCGATAAAGCGCGCCTTGCGTCACTTCCGGGCGTAGTGCCAGGGAAATATGACCGGCCAAACGGCTGTTTGCTGAACCCGCGCTGCCCGTATGCCACCGATCGCTGTCGTGCTGAAGAACCTGAATTACGTGATATTCCGGGGCGTCAGTCCAAATGCCACTTCCCTCTGGATGATGCCGGGAGACCAACTTATGAGTCATGA
- the dppF gene encoding dipeptide ABC transporter ATP-binding subunit DppF, protein MSHENTEQNYLLQAIDLKKHYPVKKGMFGQERLVKALDGVSFNLERGKTLAVVGESGCGKSTLGRLLTMIETPTEGQLYWQGQDLLKPDPQAQKLRRQKIQIVFQNPYGSLNPRKKVSQILEEPLLINTSLSKAERREKTLEMMAKVGLKTEHYDRYPHMFSGGQRQRIAIARGLMLDPDVLIADEPVSALDVSVRAQVLNLMMDLQQEMGLSYVFISHDLSVVEHIADEVMVMYLGRCVEKGSKEAIFTNPRHPYTQALLSATPRLNPDERRERIKLTGELPSPLSPPPGCAFNARCRRRFGTCTQLQPKLKQYGEQQIACFAVDQDEQQNAG, encoded by the coding sequence ATGAGTCATGAGAATACTGAGCAAAACTATTTGCTACAGGCCATCGATCTGAAAAAGCATTACCCGGTGAAGAAGGGGATGTTTGGTCAGGAACGTTTGGTCAAGGCGTTGGACGGCGTCTCTTTTAATCTTGAACGCGGGAAAACGTTGGCGGTGGTAGGAGAATCCGGCTGCGGTAAATCAACGCTGGGCCGGCTGCTGACGATGATCGAAACCCCAACCGAAGGCCAACTTTACTGGCAGGGGCAGGATCTGCTGAAACCCGATCCGCAGGCGCAAAAATTACGTCGCCAAAAAATTCAGATCGTGTTTCAAAACCCGTACGGTTCGCTGAATCCGCGCAAGAAGGTTAGCCAGATCCTCGAAGAACCCCTGCTGATCAACACGTCGCTGAGTAAAGCTGAGCGTCGGGAAAAGACGCTGGAAATGATGGCGAAAGTGGGTTTGAAGACCGAGCATTATGATCGCTATCCGCATATGTTTTCTGGCGGACAGCGTCAACGTATTGCCATTGCGCGTGGCCTGATGCTGGACCCGGATGTCCTGATTGCTGATGAACCGGTCTCCGCGCTGGATGTCTCGGTGCGGGCGCAGGTGCTCAACCTGATGATGGATTTACAGCAGGAGATGGGGCTGTCTTACGTCTTTATCTCGCACGATCTCTCGGTGGTAGAGCACATTGCTGATGAAGTGATGGTGATGTACCTCGGGCGCTGCGTGGAAAAAGGCAGCAAAGAGGCGATCTTCACTAATCCGCGCCATCCGTATACCCAAGCGCTGCTCTCGGCGACGCCGCGCCTTAACCCGGATGAACGCCGGGAGCGGATTAAACTGACCGGCGAATTGCCGAGCCCGTTGAGTCCGCCGCCTGGCTGCGCCTTTAACGCGCGCTGCCGTCGTCGTTTTGGTACCTGTACTCAGTTACAGCCGAAACTAAAACAATACGGAGAGCAGCAGATTGCGTGTTTCGCAGTGGATCAGGATGAGCAACAAAACGCGGGTTAA
- the bcsO gene encoding cellulose biosynthesis protein BcsO yields MKSYDDLQRFKDKTQTQGIDFKDMSEQTLESDTTHWAIIKQLLQDGTSENVLERSQPIDQSLPQPIAEDLFAALPAASPGEPEKPAPGPAIKPLTTMKPFAAVTSSAETGGSLLASVAASLKPAAERPINASTSVPPPVSAQPARPEATRPSFPPEARAAAASVTPRYQALFRARNGSGTGGVSKDSLLKPLLEKIALCR; encoded by the coding sequence ATGAAAAGCTACGATGATTTGCAGCGTTTCAAAGACAAAACCCAGACGCAAGGTATCGATTTCAAAGATATGTCTGAACAAACATTAGAGTCAGATACTACCCACTGGGCGATTATTAAGCAGTTATTGCAGGATGGAACCAGCGAAAATGTACTGGAGCGTAGCCAGCCTATCGATCAGAGCTTACCTCAACCGATAGCAGAAGATCTCTTTGCCGCATTACCGGCGGCGTCGCCGGGCGAGCCTGAGAAGCCAGCGCCAGGGCCTGCGATAAAACCGCTGACCACCATGAAACCCTTTGCAGCCGTGACATCGTCGGCTGAAACCGGCGGTTCGTTATTGGCGAGCGTCGCGGCGTCATTAAAGCCAGCGGCGGAACGGCCGATAAATGCATCAACGAGCGTACCGCCGCCGGTATCCGCTCAGCCCGCCAGGCCGGAGGCAACTCGCCCGTCGTTTCCACCGGAAGCGCGCGCCGCCGCCGCGTCAGTGACGCCACGCTATCAGGCTCTGTTCCGAGCCCGTAATGGCAGTGGTACTGGCGGCGTATCCAAAGATTCGTTGCTTAAACCCCTGTTGGAGAAAATTGCGTTATGCCGTTAG
- the bcsQ gene encoding cellulose biosynthesis protein BcsQ, with the protein MPLVCVCSPKGGVGKTTLTANLAYALARGGSKVLAIDFDMQNALRLHFGVPIADNRGYVARSADQHDWSQSILTTGGNIFVLPYGDVTEEQRLGFEHNLLHDPHFLRRGLSTVLNYPGLVIIADFPPGASAALKAMSELADLHLVVMMADTASLSLLPQMENDRLIGRPLNNKLGRYFLLNQSDNRRNISRDVTAFMQQRLGDELIGMVHRDESVIEANASQRSIFDFSPVSAAAFDIELIAKRVSGLLDINVGNGEVSATIRTQ; encoded by the coding sequence ATGCCGTTAGTTTGTGTCTGTTCGCCAAAGGGGGGCGTAGGAAAAACGACCCTGACCGCTAATCTGGCGTATGCATTGGCGCGCGGAGGCAGCAAGGTTTTAGCCATCGACTTTGATATGCAGAATGCATTGCGCTTGCATTTTGGCGTGCCAATCGCGGATAACCGCGGCTATGTTGCCCGCTCGGCGGATCAGCATGACTGGAGCCAATCTATCCTGACCACCGGCGGCAATATTTTTGTGTTGCCGTATGGCGATGTCACTGAAGAGCAGCGGCTGGGTTTTGAACATAACCTGTTGCACGATCCGCATTTTTTACGACGCGGCTTAAGTACGGTACTGAATTATCCGGGGCTGGTGATTATTGCAGATTTCCCGCCGGGCGCCAGTGCGGCGCTAAAGGCGATGAGTGAGCTGGCCGATCTCCACTTAGTGGTAATGATGGCGGATACCGCTTCGCTTTCGCTGTTACCGCAAATGGAGAATGATCGCCTGATTGGCCGACCGTTAAATAACAAACTGGGGCGCTATTTCCTGCTTAACCAGAGTGATAACCGGCGCAATATCAGCCGTGATGTCACGGCTTTTATGCAACAGCGGCTTGGCGATGAGTTAATTGGCATGGTGCATCGCGATGAAAGCGTGATAGAAGCCAATGCGTCTCAGCGTTCTATTTTTGATTTTAGTCCGGTCTCTGCGGCGGCATTTGATATTGAACTTATCGCTAAACGTGTTTCCGGATTACTGGATATTAACGTCGGGAATGGTGAAGTCTCAGCCACGATACGCACGCAGTAA
- the bcsA gene encoding UDP-forming cellulose synthase catalytic subunit codes for MNKFLFWLLLLLLFPVAAVIVITPMDSQKQYIFGLISIAILFLLGFSKSHKISIVMVTLSALMSTRYIWWRATETLHFNSEIEAILGIGLFIAELYVWVILILGFLQTSWPLKRTIEPLPDDPKLWPTVDVYVPTYNESLDVVRDTVLAAQCIDYPRDKLKIYVLDDGKRSEFAVFAANAGVGYITRNDNKHAKAGNLNHAMKLTHGELICVFDCDHVATRTFLQATVGPFLKDPKLALLQTPHYFYSPDPFERNLRAARHIPNEGALFYGPVQQGNDNWNATFFCGSCAVIRRSALEEIGGFAVETVTEDAHTALKMQRLGWGSAFLAIPLAAGLATERLGLHVIQRTRWARGMTQIFRVDNPLLGRGLKWQQRLCYLNAMLHFQFGLPRVIFLTAPLAYLLFNLNIIHSSASLIFAYVLPHLVMSLYVNSRMNGRFRYTFWGEIYETVMAFHLVIPTLLTLISPKHGKFNVTDKGGLLDAGFFDFNIVRPHVIAVVLLLIGVIAGIVRAVGHHYFGVDPYVIALNVGWATFSLIILMAAIAVARETRQVRKTIRIDVTIPVIVHYASGISSRTVTSNLSMGGAQIIAPDTRHLNDEVEAIDLLLNSGAITIPVSTVMGDERVIRLRFSEIPLARRRELVRVVLARADAWIKPPYQPDNPLRSLLTIIRTVFELFWLTWKTRRDRKRAATAEEIQEDHAA; via the coding sequence ATGAATAAGTTTCTGTTCTGGCTACTGTTATTACTATTATTTCCGGTAGCCGCTGTGATTGTGATCACTCCGATGGATAGCCAGAAGCAGTATATATTTGGCCTAATTAGCATTGCGATTTTATTCCTATTAGGCTTCAGCAAAAGCCATAAAATATCGATCGTGATGGTGACTCTCTCGGCATTAATGTCGACGCGTTATATCTGGTGGCGCGCCACCGAAACGCTACATTTTAATTCCGAAATTGAGGCGATATTAGGGATCGGGTTATTTATTGCCGAGCTATACGTGTGGGTGATTCTTATCCTCGGCTTCCTACAAACCAGTTGGCCGTTAAAACGGACAATTGAACCTTTACCCGATGATCCGAAGTTGTGGCCGACGGTTGATGTTTATGTGCCAACCTATAATGAAAGCCTTGATGTGGTGCGCGATACCGTATTAGCGGCACAATGTATTGATTACCCGCGCGACAAATTAAAAATCTATGTACTGGATGATGGAAAGCGTAGCGAGTTTGCGGTTTTTGCGGCGAATGCCGGTGTCGGTTACATCACGCGTAACGATAATAAACACGCGAAAGCGGGTAACCTTAATCACGCCATGAAGCTAACGCATGGCGAGTTGATTTGCGTTTTCGATTGCGATCACGTGGCAACGCGAACCTTTTTACAGGCCACGGTTGGCCCGTTCCTCAAAGACCCGAAGCTGGCGTTATTACAAACGCCGCACTACTTCTATTCACCTGACCCGTTTGAGCGTAACTTGCGCGCGGCCCGCCATATTCCGAATGAAGGTGCGTTATTTTACGGCCCGGTGCAACAAGGGAATGACAACTGGAACGCCACCTTTTTTTGCGGCTCTTGCGCGGTAATTCGTCGTTCGGCATTGGAGGAGATTGGCGGCTTCGCGGTAGAAACGGTGACCGAAGATGCGCACACCGCTCTGAAAATGCAGCGGCTGGGCTGGGGCTCGGCATTTTTGGCTATTCCGCTGGCCGCCGGGCTGGCAACCGAACGCCTTGGTCTACATGTTATTCAACGTACCCGCTGGGCGCGCGGGATGACGCAGATCTTCCGGGTGGATAATCCACTCCTTGGGCGGGGCCTGAAGTGGCAGCAGCGCTTATGTTATTTAAACGCGATGCTGCATTTCCAGTTCGGTTTACCGCGGGTGATCTTTCTGACCGCGCCGCTGGCCTATTTGCTGTTTAACCTCAATATTATTCACTCATCGGCTTCATTAATTTTTGCCTACGTTTTGCCGCATTTAGTGATGTCGTTATACGTTAACTCGCGTATGAATGGGCGCTTTCGCTACACCTTCTGGGGCGAGATTTATGAAACGGTGATGGCATTCCATTTAGTGATCCCCACCCTGTTAACCTTAATTTCGCCGAAGCACGGCAAATTTAACGTGACCGATAAAGGAGGATTGCTGGATGCGGGATTCTTCGACTTCAATATTGTACGCCCGCATGTGATTGCCGTTGTTTTGCTGCTGATTGGCGTAATTGCGGGCATTGTCCGCGCGGTTGGGCATCACTATTTTGGGGTCGATCCCTATGTTATTGCACTCAACGTTGGTTGGGCCACTTTCAGCTTAATTATTTTGATGGCGGCAATTGCGGTAGCGCGCGAGACACGGCAGGTGCGCAAAACCATCCGTATTGATGTCACGATCCCGGTGATTGTTCACTACGCCAGCGGTATCTCCTCTCGCACCGTGACCTCGAACCTCTCGATGGGGGGCGCACAGATTATCGCGCCGGATACGCGCCATTTGAATGATGAGGTGGAGGCGATCGATTTACTGCTGAATTCCGGCGCGATAACGATTCCGGTCAGTACCGTTATGGGAGATGAGCGTGTGATCCGATTGCGATTCAGCGAAATCCCGCTGGCCCGACGTCGTGAATTGGTCCGGGTGGTGCTGGCGCGTGCTGATGCGTGGATCAAACCACCGTATCAACCAGATAACCCTTTGCGCTCATTGCTGACGATTATTCGCACCGTTTTTGAACTGTTTTGGCTGACGTGGAAAACGCGGCGTGACAGAAAACGTGCCGCCACGGCTGAAGAAATACAAGAGGATCACGCCGCATGA